The proteins below come from a single Ruegeria sp. THAF33 genomic window:
- a CDS encoding MBL fold metallo-hydrolase, with product MTGFRFTILGCGSSGGVPRLGGQWGDCDPANPKNIRRRCSMLVERDGPDGTTSVLIDTTPDMRSQLLDTGTGRLDGVVYTHSHADHVHGIDDLRMIVFNMKTRVPVWADGDTQNALLGRFGYAFIQPEGSPYPPILELKSIDGPFEIDGPGGPIPFRPFKVNHGSIDSLGFRIGQLAYLPDVAEIYDDAWPEMKGLDCLVIDALRRSPHPTHAHLEKTLGWIEDLQPKRAVLTNMHIDLDYATVDAETPDHITPAFDGMVIHQSQ from the coding sequence ATGACCGGCTTCCGATTTACAATTCTGGGCTGCGGGTCCTCTGGCGGCGTGCCGCGGCTGGGCGGTCAGTGGGGCGATTGTGACCCTGCGAACCCCAAGAACATCCGGCGCCGCTGTTCGATGCTGGTCGAACGCGACGGGCCAGATGGGACAACCTCGGTTCTGATCGACACCACGCCAGATATGCGCAGCCAGTTGCTGGATACAGGTACAGGGCGGTTGGACGGGGTCGTCTATACGCACTCTCACGCAGACCATGTGCATGGAATCGATGATTTGCGCATGATCGTGTTCAACATGAAAACCCGCGTTCCCGTTTGGGCGGATGGCGACACCCAGAACGCCTTGTTGGGGCGGTTTGGATACGCGTTCATTCAGCCGGAAGGCTCTCCTTATCCTCCGATACTCGAGCTCAAGTCCATCGACGGTCCATTTGAAATCGACGGCCCCGGCGGCCCGATTCCGTTTCGTCCTTTCAAAGTGAATCACGGTTCGATCGATTCCCTGGGATTCCGCATTGGGCAACTCGCCTATCTTCCGGATGTCGCCGAGATCTACGACGATGCCTGGCCCGAAATGAAAGGGCTGGACTGCCTTGTCATCGATGCCCTGCGCCGTTCACCTCATCCAACGCATGCCCATCTGGAAAAGACGCTTGGGTGGATCGAAGATCTCCAACCGAAGCGCGCGGTTCTGACCAACATGCATATCGATCTCGACTATGCCACCGTCGATGCGGAAACCCCCGACCACATCACCCCCGCCTTCGACGGGATGGTGATCCATCAGTCGCAGTAG
- a CDS encoding AEC family transporter, with the protein MLQSLIDVILPVFLVIGAGYTATRTGYFKEAHVDGLMKFTQGFAIPCLLFLAIAHLDLSASFDPRLLASFYSAAALCFTAGLFGARIIFGRDWEDCVAIGFCCLFSNSVLLGLPITERAYGPENLTGNYAIIAFHSPFCYGVGITVMEVVRNRGHGGVRMARSVLSAMFKNALILGIALGFLVNLSGLAIPAVVDEALGLITRAALPGALFALGGVLVKYKPEGDLRTIAYVCCISLMLHPSLVWVFGKSTGLPQDLFRSGVLNAAMAPGFNAYIFANMYGRAKRVAASAVLIGTASSILTVWLWLTLLG; encoded by the coding sequence ATGCTGCAAAGCCTGATCGACGTCATTCTTCCGGTTTTCCTTGTAATCGGGGCCGGGTATACGGCAACACGCACAGGGTACTTCAAAGAAGCGCATGTCGATGGGTTGATGAAGTTCACCCAAGGCTTTGCGATTCCCTGCCTTTTGTTCCTGGCCATCGCGCATCTGGACCTCAGCGCCAGTTTCGACCCCCGGCTTTTGGCCAGTTTCTATTCCGCTGCCGCCCTGTGTTTCACAGCAGGCCTGTTCGGCGCACGCATCATTTTCGGGCGCGATTGGGAAGATTGCGTTGCCATCGGGTTTTGTTGCCTGTTCTCAAACTCTGTCCTGTTGGGTTTGCCGATAACCGAACGCGCATATGGGCCCGAGAACCTGACCGGCAACTACGCGATCATCGCCTTCCATTCTCCGTTTTGTTACGGCGTCGGGATCACGGTGATGGAGGTCGTGCGAAATCGCGGTCATGGTGGCGTGCGCATGGCACGGTCTGTTTTGTCCGCAATGTTCAAGAACGCGCTGATCCTTGGTATCGCCCTTGGGTTTCTGGTCAACCTGTCCGGCCTGGCGATCCCTGCCGTGGTCGACGAAGCGCTGGGGTTGATCACCCGTGCTGCCCTGCCCGGGGCGTTGTTTGCCTTGGGCGGTGTGCTGGTCAAATACAAGCCCGAGGGCGACCTGCGCACCATTGCTTATGTTTGCTGTATCTCTTTGATGCTGCATCCCAGCCTGGTGTGGGTGTTCGGCAAATCCACGGGCCTGCCGCAGGATCTGTTTCGGTCGGGGGTTTTGAATGCGGCCATGGCTCCGGGTTTCAACGCCTATATCTTCGCCAACATGTATGGTCGCGCAAAACGGGTCGCAGCGTCGGCGGTCCTTATCGGAACGGCCTCGTCCATTCTGACCGTGTGGCTATGGCTGACACTTCTGGGCTAA